A stretch of DNA from Campylobacter concisus:
CAGCAGAAGCTATAAATTTAGCCTCAAGCGACGAAACTACAACGTATCCGCCCTCTTTTGTGAAATTTAGCCCAGCCTGAAAAACTGCTTCGCTTCTGGCTCGTTCGCAAAATTTCATGTAGTTTGTATGATAGACTATACCACCCGCATCGGTATCTTCGTAGTCGATTCGTATTTTCACGGTATTTCCTTAGACTTTTACATTAAGCCCAATTTTACTAAATTTTCTTAATAGCCCCATTATATCCGCCTCTTTTC
This window harbors:
- a CDS encoding hotdog domain-containing protein yields the protein MKIRIDYEDTDAGGIVYHTNYMKFCERARSEAVFQAGLNFTKEGGYVVVSSLEAKFIASA